The bacterium sequence TTCCGACTTCAAGCTTCGCTGTAAAAAATATTAAGTCAAACAGTCCTGATATCTTAATCAGGCAGTAAGAGCTTCCTCGTCCATCTGGTATGTCTGTGCAGTCTGAGCGCGACGGATTAAATCACTGGCATCTAAAATCAGAGCGACGTGCCCATCGCCTAAAATAGTGGCTCCTGAGAAACCTGGCACACGCATAAAGTTGGCTTCCAAGCTCTTCATGACGACCTGTTGTTGGCCGATGATCTCATCTGCCAACAGAGCTATCTGCTGATCGTCTTGTTCCAAGATGACTAGCAACCCTTTGGAAGTCTCGCGGATGCCATCTTCCATTTGGAAAGAATCGCATAGCTTCACAAGCGGCAGGAATTTTCCCCGCACGTTTACCATTTCGTAGGTTCCCAACGCCGAGCAAAGAGTTACGTTTTCGGGTTGGAAGGTTTCGACGACTGAGGTGAGAGGAACGATAAAGAACTCGGACCCCACTCGTAAATTAAGTCCCTCCATAATGGCGAGGGTAAGGGGAACTTTGATTAGGAAACGCGATCCCTTCCCTAATTCAGAAAAGACAGTAACAATCCCGCCCAATTTGTCGACATTTCGCTTGACAACGTCCATGCCGACACCACGCCCTGAAACGTCGGTAATTACTTCAGCGGTGGAGAATCCAGGGCGGAATAAATATTCATAAAGTGCATCCGCAGAAGGATGATCATCCTCTTTTATCCATTCGAGAGTGATTGCCTTTTGACGAATTCGTTCGATGTCAATGCCGCGTCCATCGTCTGTGACTTCGATATGAATGCGGCCTTCCGCTTGGTAAGCGTTTAACTTGACAGTGCCGCATGGAGGCTTGCCGAGTTTAACTCTTTGGTCGGGTGGTTCGATGCCGTGGTCAAGACTGTTGCGGAGCAAATGGGTTAGCGGGTCGGTTAAAGACTCGAGCAAAGTTCGATCCAATTCAGTCTCTTCACCGGCGATTTCCAGCTTAACTTCTTTTCCGCTCGATGAAGCTAGATCGCGTACCATTCGCGGGAATCGATTGAATACAAAACCGACGGGGATCATTCGAATGGCCATGACACGTTCGTGCAACTCACGAATGTGGCGCTCCATCTGAACAACTGCCATCTTCGCTTCGACGTCGATGACTTTTTGATGCGTCGTACTCAGCATCGATTGGGCAATAACGATTTCACTGGTCAAGTTGAAAAGCGCATCAACTTTTTCTGTTGCCACACGAATAGTTTGTGCTTCGGCAGGTTTGCGAGTGCCTGCCTGTGCCGCTGTATCTATTGATGTAGTTTTAGCTGACTGTCCATCAGTTATTTGGGAAACTGCGGTTTCGACTTCGACCGTAACGGCTTCGTCACTATCTTCGAAGGGATCTATCTCAACAGTTGCTCCATCACCTGTAAGCTCTAAGACGGCGCGGATCATGACCGGCTCGTAGGTTGTCTCCACATCCAGGAACCAGGTGGCATAACACTCAAGCGGGTCTAATTGACGCAAATCGGGGATTTTTTCTTCTAATCGGCTGCTTAGAATGGTTACATAATCTTTTAAGTCGATAAGCGAGCGCAGGGGGTCGCTTTCGCCATCGTTAAATCGCCCGGAAGAAAAGCTAACGCGATAACGAGTCGGTTTGCTGGCATCTACGCTGTCATTTTTTTCTACTTCAGGCTGAGTTTCAGGTTCAGTCACTACCTGAGGAGTCGGTTCTACCTTAGGTGTTTCAACTCTTAATGCAGCAGTATCGCTTGAGACGAGAGTTTTTAATTGGCCTAGAATTTGTGCGCAAGCAGGATCACCGACATCACCTTCTGTTCGACTTGCATCTAGTAAGTTACGGATGATATCAACACCCTTCAAGAGAAGATCGGTCAACTCTTTAGATAGCGTTCGATTTCCTTTGCGAATAACATCCAGCGAATTCTCAAGCCCGTGAGTGAAGTGGCTGATGTTCGTAAAACCCATTGCGCCGCTGTTGCCTTTTAGCGAATGAGCATTGCGAAAGAGCGCATTGATTACTTCTGGGTCAGCGCTACTTTCTTCCATGGCGAGCAGGATTGTTTCCATCTGCTCCACCATTTCATTAGCTTCCTCATAGAATATCTGTGTTAACGATTCCATATATTTTCTCCGGCCAAAGTTAAGAGTGTCTAAAACAACATAAACCGCACCCCTACGGCATGCGGAACCTTGTGACACTTATCCTGAATATCAATCTCGCGACATGGCCTTCGAGGGTGTGGTTGTGGCGTTAACTTATGAATAAATAGATCTGATTTTCGCTCTTTCAGGCTGCATTAGGAAGTGCAGACGGCATCTCAGCCGTATTCTTAATTAAAGAAAAGTCTTCATAATCCCCTAACAACTGATCGACCCCATTCTCATGTAAAGCCTGCGCAAACTTAGGAGAAGGTTGTGAAAAGGTAAGTGACTTGCCGACGGTATTCAGGCTCTTTTTCAAAGAAATAAACACCTGAAGGCAAGCAAAATGGATCCATTCGACTTGTGACCAATCCACCTTTGTGTTCAAAGGGGAATTCAAAAGGTTCTGTGTCTCGCTCAAAAGAGGCATCATCTCGTCGAAATTTACATCTCCAGTGAGTGTAAGAGTGTATTCGTCCTCGCTAGTGTTGGTCATCATCATAATCCGTTATTCACCTATCAGAACTATCGGTATAACACAGCACTTTTTACAGGTTATTTTTAATGTTTGCGAAATAAAAATCAAAGCCTATCTGAGTTATAAAAATGCCTTCTCGACCCTTTAGGAAGGTTTCTGCTACAATAGTTAAACACGAGAGGGAGCGTAACGTTGAAGAGGGTTGTATCGATTAGTCTTGGTTCATCAAAGCGAAATAAAGAAGCGCAGGTTGATATTCTCGGCGAGCAGTATCATATTAAGCGAATTAGCGCTCATGGTGATTTCAAACGCTTTGCAGAGATGTTCACCGAACTTGACGGTAAAGTCGACGCACTAGGGATCGGTGGAGCAGATAAATACATCTGGGTTGGAGATAAAAGGTACGAATTCAAAGAAATCACTCGATTAGTAAGCGGGGCCAAAAAAACTCCAGTGGTTGATGGCAGCGGTCTTAAGAATACGCTCGAACGAGAATGTGTAAAACGCATTCAAAACGAGGGCCTTTTTGACTTCACTAAATCGCGGGTTCTAGTTGTGTCGGCGGTTGACCGATTTGGACTTGCCCAAAGTCTTCACGATTATGCCAAAGAAATTGTGTATGGCGATGCTCTTTTTGCGCTTTCATTGCCTCTCCCAATTAAAAGCTATCGTACCCTTAAAGTGATTGCTTCCTTGCTATTACCTATCATAACTCGTTTGCCTTTTAAGATGATCTATCCTGTTGGCGAAAAGCAGGAAGTTCGCAAACCTCGTCATGAGAAGTGGTTCAAGTGGGCTGATATAATTGCTGGTGACTGGAACTTTATTCTTCGCTATATGCCCAATAAGCTTCCAGGCAAGACCATCTTGACTCAGAGTATCCGAAAGGACGACATCGATTTCTTCCGTCAAGCAGGGATTAAGCGGGTAATCACAACCACACCCGAAATCGGTAATGAGACATTTGCCACTAATGTATGGGAAGGCGTCATCGTAGCCCACCTAGGCAAACGCCCAGAAGAACTCTGTGCCCAAGATTACCTAGACACCCTAGAAAAGATGAATTGGAAGCTGAATTATATAGATTTTGATTAGTGTGTAGTTCGTATTCCTGAACCCTCCCCCTGAATCCGAGCGTGGAAGTGAAGGGAGGGGAGTCGCCCCGAGAATGAGAAAGATATTCAGTAACCTATCACCTTCTTCGGAAATACGCGC is a genomic window containing:
- a CDS encoding chemotaxis protein CheA encodes the protein MESLTQIFYEEANEMVEQMETILLAMEESSADPEVINALFRNAHSLKGNSGAMGFTNISHFTHGLENSLDVIRKGNRTLSKELTDLLLKGVDIIRNLLDASRTEGDVGDPACAQILGQLKTLVSSDTAALRVETPKVEPTPQVVTEPETQPEVEKNDSVDASKPTRYRVSFSSGRFNDGESDPLRSLIDLKDYVTILSSRLEEKIPDLRQLDPLECYATWFLDVETTYEPVMIRAVLELTGDGATVEIDPFEDSDEAVTVEVETAVSQITDGQSAKTTSIDTAAQAGTRKPAEAQTIRVATEKVDALFNLTSEIVIAQSMLSTTHQKVIDVEAKMAVVQMERHIRELHERVMAIRMIPVGFVFNRFPRMVRDLASSSGKEVKLEIAGEETELDRTLLESLTDPLTHLLRNSLDHGIEPPDQRVKLGKPPCGTVKLNAYQAEGRIHIEVTDDGRGIDIERIRQKAITLEWIKEDDHPSADALYEYLFRPGFSTAEVITDVSGRGVGMDVVKRNVDKLGGIVTVFSELGKGSRFLIKVPLTLAIMEGLNLRVGSEFFIVPLTSVVETFQPENVTLCSALGTYEMVNVRGKFLPLVKLCDSFQMEDGIRETSKGLLVILEQDDQQIALLADEIIGQQQVVMKSLEANFMRVPGFSGATILGDGHVALILDASDLIRRAQTAQTYQMDEEALTA
- a CDS encoding quinate 5-dehydrogenase, giving the protein MKRVVSISLGSSKRNKEAQVDILGEQYHIKRISAHGDFKRFAEMFTELDGKVDALGIGGADKYIWVGDKRYEFKEITRLVSGAKKTPVVDGSGLKNTLERECVKRIQNEGLFDFTKSRVLVVSAVDRFGLAQSLHDYAKEIVYGDALFALSLPLPIKSYRTLKVIASLLLPIITRLPFKMIYPVGEKQEVRKPRHEKWFKWADIIAGDWNFILRYMPNKLPGKTILTQSIRKDDIDFFRQAGIKRVITTTPEIGNETFATNVWEGVIVAHLGKRPEELCAQDYLDTLEKMNWKLNYIDFD
- a CDS encoding STAS domain-containing protein, which gives rise to MMMTNTSEDEYTLTLTGDVNFDEMMPLLSETQNLLNSPLNTKVDWSQVEWIHFACLQVFISLKKSLNTVGKSLTFSQPSPKFAQALHENGVDQLLGDYEDFSLIKNTAEMPSALPNAA